The following are encoded together in the Triticum dicoccoides isolate Atlit2015 ecotype Zavitan chromosome 6B, WEW_v2.0, whole genome shotgun sequence genome:
- the LOC119324760 gene encoding two-component response regulator ORR11-like — translation MSSVAGGVFGRTAVFSAAGGGAPLHVLAVDDSSVDRAVISGILRSSRFRVTAVDSGKRALELLGSEPNVSMIITDYWMPEMTGYELLKKVKESSTLKQIPVVIMSSENVPTRISRCLEEGAEDFLMKPVRPSDVSRVFNRVLP, via the exons ATGTCGAGCGTCGCAGGAGGCGTGTTTGGGAGGACGGCCGTGTtttcggcggccggcggcggcgcaccTCTTCACGTTCTCGCGGTGGACGATAGCTCCGTCGACCGCGCCGTCATCTCCGGCATCCTTCGCAGCTCTCGGTTCCGTG TGACGGCCGTGGATAGCGGGAAGAGGGCCCTGGAGCTGCTAGGATCG GAGCCCAATGTGAGCATGATAATTACGGATTACTGGATGCCGGAGATGACGGGATACGAGCTCCTAAAGAAGGTCAAG GAGTCATCCACGCTGAAGCAGATCCCCGTGGTGATCATGTCCTCGGAGAACGTGCCGACAAGGATCAGCAG ATGCTTGGAGGAAGGCGCAGAGGATTTCCTGATGAAGCCCGTCCGGCCGTCCGACGTGTCGCGGGTGTTCAACCGGGTGCTCCCATGA